In Pseudoalteromonas sp. '520P1 No. 423', the sequence TCAAACTAATCGCTAAATTTTTTTCCACCCAACTCAATGATTTATTTTTATGACTTGCAATTTGTTGATTTGTCCATCCATGTACTCTGCTTAAAGTAACTAGGTCTCTTTTATCTGTTGGTAATTGATTTAATGCTGATCCAAGTAGCTCAACCATATTTTGATCAATCGCTCTTTGCTCAGGCGAAATTTGATCACAAATCGCTAAGTCAATTTGCTGTTCTTGTCCTGTTTCTATTACATGATATGGTTTGCGACTATTATCAATAATTAAATTTCTAGCAGCTGTATTTAAATAACCTTTTGGGTTATTTATTTTTTTATTTTCAGGAACTGAGTGTAACTTCAGGTAAAGATCTTGAAGTAAATCAGAAGATAAATCTGGGCATTTAACTTTATACTTAATAAATTTGAACAGATTTTGGTATTCCTTTTGGAATACCTGTAATACATTGAGTTTACTAATAGACATATTAAAGATATAAGAAACAGAGGAACTGCGTATGATAATGATTATCATACGCATAGGCAAGTAGCTATTTTGATTCACATCAAGTTTAATAGATTTTAACTATAACCACCTTGTTACTTTTGACTTGTACTGTTCGAATTCATCACCAAAAACTTTATTTAAAGCCGCTTCCTCATGCATAATTTGAAATTGATTCATATAGCAAACAAAAACTACCACACCCACTATAGACAGAATAGAGGCTAAATATACAGACCAAGCTAATAGTTGTGTCATCTTTAAGCGTTAATTCAACAGCATCTAAAGCAGAAACATTATATAATCATCCAGTAGAAACATTATATAATCATCCAGTAGAAACATTATATAATCATCCAGTAGAAACTAAACGTATACAAAATACCATTTGGTTCTAATAATTTTACGTTATGTATTTTTTCAAATTTCAATTCCTTTTTCCAAAAATAAGAGCCAAAAACCAAGTTATTTTATTGTTAGTGATACGAATGGTAAATGAAAAAAATAACAGTGTAATAACACCTACTATAATAAATGCTGGCCATATAGTTTCATCTGGCTTGTTTATTGAGGAAAAAATTAACAAACCAGTTACTGAAAGCATTAAGAAGAGCATAAATATTGCATCATGCCAATACATGAGTTTTTATATGATAGAACAGAGAGTTGTTCGATTTTAGATTTTGAATCACTACCGCAAGAGATGAGTAGTAGAGATAAAAAACAAATATAAAACAAGCGATTAAAAATAACTGCTCCTTAGTCTTGTTATATTGTGGCTGATTATCAGCTCTCCTGTTACTGATTGCAAACAAAATAGGAACAATTTAGAATAGTTCGTGATACATATATTAAGGAAAGTAATTGTGAACAATATTTACTATAAAATGAAGTGGCTAGGCGTGTTAGTCATGCCTTTATTTCAAGGGCTTGCCATATTAGGAATTTCCCAACTCCCTATTGTTAAAAATATTGCTGAAATCTATGTGCCCCTGTTACCTTATGTATTACTTATTTCAATCTTTTTGTTTTTAGTTGGTATTTTTAAAGAGAATTTCAACGCACTATGCTCAGATAAATCTAAACGGTATTTTAATCTTATTATAAATGCGATTGGTATATTTATTTTGGCTACATACACTCTAGTGTTTGTAATGGGTTATTTAATATAGATAGATGCTTTTTTAATCATAATGAATTGCTAACCAGATGATTTCTTCATCAGATGTAGTCCAAGTTACTTTGTGTTTTTGATGAGCTGCAATGTTAAAATTGCTTCACCTTTTAACACAATCACCCATTCATTTAAGGTTTGATCATACCAACCTGTTTCAGGTGAAGTGTGTCATTTAGTAATAATTCGTTCAATTTTTATATTTTTATTTTCTGCTAAGACTTCAAAAACCTCTCAGCTCAGATCTTCAGGAATGTCTTTAAAAATGTTGTTCATTACTTTTCCTTATAAAATTAAATTCAAAGAGCAGAAAAAACAAATATACCATAATTTCAGTGAGTTAAATATGACTTAAACCTATCCTTGATTATTACACAAAATACAAACTGCACACATAACACGTTACTTTAAATCTTCATTATATATAATTCACTCAGTTTGAAAGCAAACAGTATATTTGTGTTATATCATTTCGAAGATGCATCTTATGTTCCTCGTTATGTTTTTTATAAGTAACAGTAAGACTTCCAGTATTATCGCCTTAGGGCACAATTACTTTTAAAAAATAGGATTCTATTATGTCTAATACAATTACTGGTACAGTAAAATGGTTTAACGATGCTAAAGGTATTGGTTTTATCGAACAAGCTTCTGGTCCAGATGTTTTTGCTCACTTTAGCGCAATCCAAGGTGACGGTTTTAAAACCTTAGCTGAAGGGCAAAAAGGCCCTCAAGATGAGAACATTGTTGCTCTATAACTGTTTATTAATAAATAGCTGAGTAAATATTATCATTTAAGTTAATTCTTAATGATCAAAAGGTAAGACTGATGTCTTACCTTTTTTGTTTTCTGCTATCGTTATAAATCTTTGTTGCCCCAAACTTCTAAAACACCATCAGAAGTAATTGAATAAACATCTTTGTTGTTTGTTACTGCAAAATCTAAGATCATGCTGCCAAAGTTATAAGATCTCACATTTCCAAATCCAATTTCTTTGCCTGTTTGTACGTCCCAAAGAGAAAGTTGGAATTTTGATGAGGCTGTTAACAGTTTACTCCCATTTGACAAAAAGATTGCCTGCCTAAAAAATCTAAATCGTTCTATATATTCAAGGGACGTATCTGATTCTCCAGAGGGTAAATTTATTATTTTTTGTGATTTAAGTGCATCTGATATAAATATTCTTTCATTAAAACTATCATGTGCGAAGCTGGTGATCCTTTGAGTTAATGCAGCTGAAGCGATTACTTCACCTGTATAAGCATGCCATTGCACAATTGTACCATCATTTGCTGCTGAGAAAATGCTTTGACCATTTTTATGCATTACTAATTTGGTGACAGAAGAATTGTGAATCTTATGAAGAGATCTTTTATTATATTTTAAGTCAACATTTACAATACTGCCCTCATTTAGGCCTATATAAACATTATCTCCTGAGTAATTAAGCAATATTTTTGTAATTTGAATATCTTCACTAAATCCTTTAACCTCCCATGTCGCAATTACTTTTTCCGTATTAATGGAAAGTAGTGTTATATATTTTTTACCTGCACTGGCAATGATTGATTTATCACCTGAAAGAACAATATGATACTGTAATTCTTTAAAGAGAGAGCTTGGGTATTCAATCATTTTTTGCTTATTCGTATTATTGAAAATAGAAATATTTTGATTAATATCTAATAATGCAGATAATTGGCTGTCTTCAGATAAATCTGCATCAACAACACCTACCTCTACAAATTTATGAAATGATACCGCTTTAAGCTCTTTTAATTTGTCAGTACAACCAAAAATAAAAGTAGTTAAAAGTACAAGCAATAAACGAGAAATATAACTCATAATGAAACGACAAACTAAATAATGGCAAGAATTATACATAGTAAACAGTTAAATAAACTAGGTCAAAACCATGTGAGTTTAAATCAATATATAGGAAACAACCCTAAATGTAATTGACTGTATTATAGGGCATTATTCAAAAGTTGTAATCTAGTACAACTGACTTTATCTAAAAAGTGTAATCCATAAGCCTTTTATTTATTTTATTGAGGTTTAGTATGAAAGGTTATCCCACCAGTATATTTTGCAACTAAGTTGTATGCGATACAAAAAGCCGCAACTAATATATAAGTAGCTGCTAAGGTATAAAAAGGTAAAAATAAATATAAAAAAACGCGCTCGCAGTATCGGTTACAATTATCGGAATAATAAATTTAAACGTTACATCAGTTTGTGCGCTGGCAGCGAGTGTCATTATCCCAATAACAGCTATGAATACGGTTAAGATTGCGACTACTAAAGCGAGCGTTCTTGAGGTTTGAGTTACATTCAGTTCAGTTATTTCACTTTTCATTTTATTTCCTTGTTAGCATACTGAACATAATGATTCCTATGATAAATTGAGTTTTTTGGGTAACTTAACAAATCAGAACCATAAATAGCGAAGATATCATAGCTTACTTATATTACTAAATTATAAAGGTTTTTTATA encodes:
- a CDS encoding RNA polymerase sigma factor — its product is MSISKLNVLQVFQKEYQNLFKFIKYKVKCPDLSSDLLQDLYLKLHSVPENKKINNPKGYLNTAARNLIIDNSRKPYHVIETGQEQQIDLAICDQISPEQRAIDQNMVELLGSALNQLPTDKRDLVTLSRVHGWTNQQIASHKNKSLSWVEKNLAISLIMCSDIAQEKNKHGK
- a CDS encoding cold-shock protein, which encodes MSNTITGTVKWFNDAKGIGFIEQASGPDVFAHFSAIQGDGFKTLAEGQKGPQDENIVAL
- a CDS encoding WD40 repeat domain-containing protein → MSYISRLLLVLLTTFIFGCTDKLKELKAVSFHKFVEVGVVDADLSEDSQLSALLDINQNISIFNNTNKQKMIEYPSSLFKELQYHIVLSGDKSIIASAGKKYITLLSINTEKVIATWEVKGFSEDIQITKILLNYSGDNVYIGLNEGSIVNVDLKYNKRSLHKIHNSSVTKLVMHKNGQSIFSAANDGTIVQWHAYTGEVIASAALTQRITSFAHDSFNERIFISDALKSQKIINLPSGESDTSLEYIERFRFFRQAIFLSNGSKLLTASSKFQLSLWDVQTGKEIGFGNVRSYNFGSMILDFAVTNNKDVYSITSDGVLEVWGNKDL